The DNA segment TACTAAAAAAGGAACAACAGGAAAGTTTAAGGTGAATTTTAATACCAACTTTTCGGTTTCGACGAAAATGGGCAATGTTGATGTTCTGACTGCAGATCAATTCAGAAGTTTTGTAGACGCTTACGGAACTGCTGCACAAAAATCTTATTTAGGTAATGCAGATACAAACTGGCAGGATCAAATTTATCAGCAAGCTTGGGGAACGGATAATAATGTCGCTTTTTCAGGCGGTGTGAAAGGTTTGCCATACAGAGTTTCGTTAGGATATAATGAACAAAACGGGATTGTAAAAACAAATGAATTTAGAAGAACATCTTTAGGATTAAATTTTTCACCTAAATTTTTTGATAATCATTTAACAGTTAATGGTAATTTTAAAGGGACTTTCTCTGAAAACAGGTTTCCTGATGGTGGTGCTATCGGAGCTTCCATTTATTTTGATCCCACACAGCCTGTTTATTCAGGAAATTCTAACTATGGAGGGTATTATGAATGGCTAGATCCTGCTAACACAGCAACAGGACTGAATGTGAACGGAACCAAGAACCCACTTGGTTTATTGTATAGTAAAAGAGATCTTTCTTCGGTATTCAGAATTATTCCAAGTTTGCAGTTGGATTATAAATTCCACTTTTTACCTGATTTACGTTTGAATTTAAATGGATCTTATGATTATGCAAAAAGTGACGGTTCTGTAAATGTCTCTAAAGATTTTGCTCAGGGAATAGGAACGCTGGGATCTTACAGATCGTATTCTCAAGAGATTAAAAGTAAACTATTTGAATCATATTTGAATTATGTAAAAAAAATTCAGGCAATTAATACTACTGTAGATGTAATTGGTGGTTATTCTTATCAGGATACTAATACAATCACTCCGGAGGCGCCCACTTACTATGGAAACGGAAGGAAAACGGATTTCTCGACTCCTGGCGATACAAGAAGAACATTAGTTTCTTTTTATGCAAGAGGTATCTTTACTATTGCAGATAGATACGTTATTAATGGTTCAGTAAGAAGAGACGGATCTTCAACATTCTGGAATGGAAACAGAGATAATGTATGGGGTAATTTCCCGGCTGTTTCGGTTGCCTGGAAAGTTAATGAAGAAAGCTTTTTGAGAGATATTTCAACAATTAATTCATTAAAGGTTAGAGCAGGTTGGGGTAAAACCGGACAGCAGGAAACGGGAACTTTCTATCCCGCCTTTGGTTCTTATTCTTACAGTAACAGTAGTACTGCACAATATCAGTTTGGGAATAATTTTTATACACTATTACGACCTGATGTTTATAATCCCAATCTTGTCTGGGAAACCACAACTACAAAAAATTTAGGATTAGACTTTGCCATCTTCAATAACAGAATCAGCGGTTCTTTTGACTATTTTGATAAAAAATCAGAAAATCTTATTTCCAAAGTACCTACTTGGGCAGGCGATCTAAGTAATTTCAATGTTAAAAATGTCGGAATTATTGCAAACAAAGGTTTTGAAGTAAATTTAAATATAGTTCCTGTCAGGAAAGATAATATAACCTGGGATGTTAATCTTAATGCAACCAGATTTAATCCAAAAGTGACAAGTTTATCTCAATATGTAGATGAATCATATAAAATTGTTGCGGGGAGTATTTCAGGAATTAATAACTATATTCAGGCTATAACAGTGGGCCAACCCTTAAATGCATTTTATGTGTATCAACAGGTTTATGACAATAATGGGAAACCGTTGGAAGGTATTTATGTAGACCGAAATGGCGATGGGAAATCTACTGAAGATGATAAATATTTTTATAAATCTCCAAATCCTGATGTAATATTAGGTTTTTCTACAAAAGTTAGTGTTAAAAAATGGGAATTTAGTACTGCTTTGAGAGCGGTTTTAGGAAATTATGTTTACAACAATTCGGCTTCTAACAGCTCCATTGCAAATATTCAGGCAAACAACTTTTTAAGTAATACGAATGTGAGCGTTCTAAATACTCAGTTTGCAACAACACAACTTTTCTCTGATATGTTTATTGAAGATGCTTCGTTTTTAAGAATGGATAATTTCTCAATTGCTTACAATGTAGGAGAATTTATGGGCAAAGGAACGAATTTAAGAGTAAATGCAATGGCACAAAACGTATTTGTCATTACGAAATATAAAGGAATAGATCCTGAAGTTTTCGGAGGTGTTGATAACGGATTTTATCAAAGACCTAAAGTGTATTCAGTTGGCTTTAACTTTCAATTTTAATTTATCATGAACAATAAATATTTATATAAAAAGATTATTTTAGGATCTATTACATTAGGAACTCTGTTTTTCACAGGTTCATGTACACAAGATCTTGAAAGAGAACCTACCTTAGGATTAACTTCTTCTGTGTTATACAAAGATTTTAGTAATTATAAACCAGCTTTGGCTAAAATTTATGCCGGTCTTGCAATCGGGGGACAGGGAGACCAGAATAATGGTGATGCAAATACTGATATTGGAGGTATTGATGGAGGGTTTTCAAACTATCTTCGTCAGATGTACAGTATGCAGGTTTTAACTACTGATGAAGCAGTTATAGCATGGGCAGACGCTGGTCTTCCGGAAATGCATAGCATGACTTGGAACGCTTCCAATCCTTTTGTGGCTGCAATTTATTATAGAATATTCAATGTAATTGCTGTGAGTAATGAATTTATTAAGAATACCACAGACGAAAAACTTTCTTCAAATGGTATTGCAGGTAATGATCTTACAGAAGCAAAATATATGCGTGCCGAAGCTCGTTTTTTAAGAGCACAATCATATTATCACGCATTGGATCTATTTGGAAATGTCCCTTATGTAACAGAAACTACCGATATTATTAATACACCGCCTCCAAGAATTGTGAGAGCAGAGTTATTCAAATATGTAGAATCAGAACTCTTAGCATGTGCTAATGAATTAAAAGATGCCAGAACAAATGAATATGGCAGGGCGGATAAAGCCGCAGCATGGGCATTATTAGCAAGATTATATCTTAATGCTCAGGTGTATACAGGTACTGCAAGATATACAGACTGTATTACTTATTGTAATAAAGTTATCAGTGCAGGATATGCATTAAAAACAAACTACGCATCACTATTTATGGCTGATAACAATGTAAGCAATCCTGAAGTTATTCTATCTGTAAATTATGATGGTACAAGTACCAGAACGTATGGAGGATCAACCTTCATGGTGCATGCTGCAGTTGGAGGGTCAATGCCTGCTTCGCAGTTTGGAATCAACGGAGGATGGGGTGGTTTAAGAACAACAAAGGCATTTGTTAATTTGTTCACTCCCAATGATCAAAGAGGTAACTTTTATACCAGCGGACAGAATTTAGAAATAAATAATGTAAGTACGTTTACAGATGGATACGCATTCATAAAGTATAAAAATATTAAATTCTCAAACGGAGCTCCTGGTTCAGATGCTTCCGGTGATTTTGTAGATGCAGATATTCCTTTATACCGTTTAGCAGATATATATTTAATGTATGGTGAGGCAGTTGCAAGAGGGGGCTCCGGTGGTAGTACAGCTACGGCCTTGGGTTATGTGAATGCTTTGAGAACAAGAGCAGGGGCAAATACAGTTGGATCTATTAACACAGATTTCTTTTTGGATGAAAGAGCCAGAGAATTATCGTGGGAAGCAACTAGAAGAACAGATTTAATCCGTTACGGCAAGTTTACGTCTTCATCATATTTATGGCCATGGAAAGGAGGGGTGAAAGATGGAAAAGCAGTTGAGGATTATAGAAATCTATTTCCAATTCCTGCAAATGATATCGTGGCAAATCCTAATTTGATTCAAAATCCTGGATACTAATATTAAACACTTTAAAAATGAAAAATATATTTAAATTTTTAGTTTTTGGGCTGATTGCAGTTATGCTTTTTTCATGTGAGAAAGATGAGGATCAGGCTGTTTTGCAAAAACCTTCTGCATCTACCCTTAAAGCAGATAAAGCTACTTTAGTTTTAATAAAAGATAATGCATCTCAAACAGGTATTACATTCGATTGGACGAATCCTGATTATAGTGTTGCAGTAGCACAAAAAAATCAGCTCCAGATTGCAGTTAAAGGAACAAACTTTGCAACGCCAAAAAATGTTGATTTGGTAGACGGAACAAAAAAAGTTTCTTATACCGTTGCTGAATTTAATAATGTATTATTGGACGCAGGATTAGCACCTGGTGTTGCCACTGATATAGAAGTGAGATTATCTTCAAAGCTGGGAAGTTTTGATGCTGTCAAGTCTAATGTTGTTACTATTAAAGTGACACCTTATATTACGGAGTACCCATCTTTCTACATTGTTGGTGATGCTTCAGCTGTAGGATGGAATGCGGGAGGATCTCAAATGCTTTATAAGAAAGATAATTTGTCAACTATTTACACTTATCTGGAGAATGGTAAGTACT comes from the Chryseobacterium nepalense genome and includes:
- a CDS encoding RagB/SusD family nutrient uptake outer membrane protein translates to MNNKYLYKKIILGSITLGTLFFTGSCTQDLEREPTLGLTSSVLYKDFSNYKPALAKIYAGLAIGGQGDQNNGDANTDIGGIDGGFSNYLRQMYSMQVLTTDEAVIAWADAGLPEMHSMTWNASNPFVAAIYYRIFNVIAVSNEFIKNTTDEKLSSNGIAGNDLTEAKYMRAEARFLRAQSYYHALDLFGNVPYVTETTDIINTPPPRIVRAELFKYVESELLACANELKDARTNEYGRADKAAAWALLARLYLNAQVYTGTARYTDCITYCNKVISAGYALKTNYASLFMADNNVSNPEVILSVNYDGTSTRTYGGSTFMVHAAVGGSMPASQFGINGGWGGLRTTKAFVNLFTPNDQRGNFYTSGQNLEINNVSTFTDGYAFIKYKNIKFSNGAPGSDASGDFVDADIPLYRLADIYLMYGEAVARGGSGGSTATALGYVNALRTRAGANTVGSINTDFFLDERARELSWEATRRTDLIRYGKFTSSSYLWPWKGGVKDGKAVEDYRNLFPIPANDIVANPNLIQNPGY
- a CDS encoding SusE domain-containing protein, coding for MKNIFKFLVFGLIAVMLFSCEKDEDQAVLQKPSASTLKADKATLVLIKDNASQTGITFDWTNPDYSVAVAQKNQLQIAVKGTNFATPKNVDLVDGTKKVSYTVAEFNNVLLDAGLAPGVATDIEVRLSSKLGSFDAVKSNVVTIKVTPYITEYPSFYIVGDASAVGWNAGGSQMLYKKDNLSTIYTYLENGKYFRFLGQQDWNGLNYSLDVAGMNAGNRYFKTWSTNLSPSTPENMQFTGASGMYKIVIDADATVKSITVSASPINNWNPANLYLVGTVNGWNSGTAIPMTNLGNGKFEHTIALPAASEFKFLGQQSWGDLDWGNISADGNTGYLGPKGSNGNIKFDGTGGSYKISVDIKLGTYKIQPL
- a CDS encoding SusC/RagA family TonB-linked outer membrane protein; protein product: MRNFTTVLKIAPAFLLASAMIHAQTSDTATKEKKIEEVVLIGYGKQKKTDLTGSISSITSKDFNAGASTADQLIIGKTPGVQITGNSGAPGAGSTIRVRGGSSFINNDPLIVIDGVPIDFNSLSGATNPLSLINPNDIETFDILKDASSAAIYGNRASNGVILITTKKGTTGKFKVNFNTNFSVSTKMGNVDVLTADQFRSFVDAYGTAAQKSYLGNADTNWQDQIYQQAWGTDNNVAFSGGVKGLPYRVSLGYNEQNGIVKTNEFRRTSLGLNFSPKFFDNHLTVNGNFKGTFSENRFPDGGAIGASIYFDPTQPVYSGNSNYGGYYEWLDPANTATGLNVNGTKNPLGLLYSKRDLSSVFRIIPSLQLDYKFHFLPDLRLNLNGSYDYAKSDGSVNVSKDFAQGIGTLGSYRSYSQEIKSKLFESYLNYVKKIQAINTTVDVIGGYSYQDTNTITPEAPTYYGNGRKTDFSTPGDTRRTLVSFYARGIFTIADRYVINGSVRRDGSSTFWNGNRDNVWGNFPAVSVAWKVNEESFLRDISTINSLKVRAGWGKTGQQETGTFYPAFGSYSYSNSSTAQYQFGNNFYTLLRPDVYNPNLVWETTTTKNLGLDFAIFNNRISGSFDYFDKKSENLISKVPTWAGDLSNFNVKNVGIIANKGFEVNLNIVPVRKDNITWDVNLNATRFNPKVTSLSQYVDESYKIVAGSISGINNYIQAITVGQPLNAFYVYQQVYDNNGKPLEGIYVDRNGDGKSTEDDKYFYKSPNPDVILGFSTKVSVKKWEFSTALRAVLGNYVYNNSASNSSIANIQANNFLSNTNVSVLNTQFATTQLFSDMFIEDASFLRMDNFSIAYNVGEFMGKGTNLRVNAMAQNVFVITKYKGIDPEVFGGVDNGFYQRPKVYSVGFNFQF